GATGTTGGCGCAGCGGGTCATGAGCGTGCCGAAGCGATCCTCTTCAAGGCCGTGCGGATTGCCCCGGCGGCGTCAAGATCGGGCTCCTCGCCGAAGATCTCCTGCAGCAGGGGACGGGCCTCCTCCTCGGAGTATCCCAGGTTCCTGAGCCCCGCAAGGGCGTCCAGGTACTCGTCGGCCGGGCGGGCGGCGCCCCCCTTGGCCGGGGCCTTGCCCAGCGGCCCCTTGATCTTGTTCACCTTGTCCTTGAGGAACCAGAGGATCTGGCGCGCGGACTTGGGGCCGATGCCCGGCACCGTGGCCAGGGCCGCGTCGTCCTCGCGGAAGGCGATCTCGCGCAGATGCTCGGGCGTGAAATGGGCCAGGATGGACAGGGCCTTCTTGGGCCCGAGCTTGTCGATGGAGATGAGCGTGCGGAACAGCTCGCGGTCCTCGGCCGCGAGGAAGCCGTAGAGGTCCATCGCGTCCTCGCGGACCACCGTGTGCACGAACACGGCCAGCTGCTCGCCCGGGGCCGGGAGCTGCCCCAGGGCCGAGGAGGGCATGAACAGCTCGTAGCCCACTCCGCCCGGCGTGACCACCAGGCAGGTACGTTCGGAAAACTCCAGCAGGCGTCCTTCGAGATAGGCGATCATGAGAGCCCCGCGAGTTTGCGGAAACGCCGCTCGTTGAGGTGGCAGACGGCCACGGCCAGGGCGTCGCTGGCGTCCACGGCCCAGTCCGGGTCCTTGACCCCGAGCACGCGGGCGACCATGAAGGCCACCTGCTTCTTGTCCGCCCCGCCCGCGCCCACCAGGCTCTTCTTGACCTTGGAGGGCTCGTACCCGGCCACGGACAGCCCGGCCACGGCGCAGGCCGCCATGGCCGCGCCCCGGGCCTGGCCCAGTTTGAGGGCCGAGGCCGTGTTCTTGTCCACGAACACGTTCTCGATGGCCGCCTCGACGGGGGAGTGGCGCCCGATGACCTCGGCCACCCGGCTGTAGATGACGCCCAGCCGGACGGCCATGTCGCCCGTGCCCGTGCGGATGGTTCCGGCCTCCACCAGCCGGGCCTGGCCCGAAACCTCGGCGACCACGCCGAAGCCCGTGACCCGCGACCCGGGGTCCAGCCCCAGAACCACCACCCCGGCCATGCTAGTCAGCCGTGAAGTCGTCCGGGAAGTCGGCGTTGACGAAGACGTTCTGCACGTCGTCGTTGTCTTCCAGGGCGTCGATCAGGTTCATGACCTTCTTGGCCGCCTCGGCGTCCACGGGCACGAGGTTCTTGGGCACCATGGCCAGCTCGGCGCTCTCCACCTTCTTGCCCGCGTCCTCGAAGACCTTCTGGACGGCCATGAAATCCTCGGGCGCGGTGTGCACCTCGAAGGAATCGCCCTCGTCCTTGACGTCCTCGGCCCCGGCCTCCAGGCCGATCTCCAGGAGCTCGTCCTCGGTGTTGCCGTCCTTAGGGAAGACGAGCACGCCCTTCTTGTCGAACATCCAGGCCACGCTTCCGGCCTCGCCCATGTTGCCGCCGCCCTTGGAGATGAGATGGCGGATTTCGGCCACGGTGCGGTTGCGGTTGTCCGTGGCCGCCTCCACCAGGATGGCCACGCCGCCGGGCGCGTAGCCCTCGTACATGACCTCCTGGAGATCGCCGCCCGCCAGTTCGCCCGTGCCCTTCTTGATCGCGTTCTCGATCCTGTCGTTGGGCAGGTTCACGGACTTTGCCTTGGCGATGGCCAGGCGCAGGACGGAGTTATGCGAGGGATCGCCGCCGCCCGCCTTGGCCGCCAGGATGATGTCCTTGGCCGCCTTGGTGAAGAACTTGGCCTTCTTGGCGTCCTGCCGTCCCTTGCGATGCTGGATGTTGGACCATTTGCTGTGTCCGGACATAATGCCTCCGAATTATCCCTCGGCGGGAGATTGTCTGAGGGGAACGCGCGCTCTTTACTCCGGGAGGCCGCGAAAGCCAAGGGCCACCACGAAGGTTTCCTTGCTCTCCGAGCGGGAGCTCTTGGGCTTGAAGGCCTTCACCGACTCGAACAACGGCCGCAGGCCGTCGGTGTAGGCCTTGACGTCCGGGCCCTCGAAAATCTTGGCCACGAAGTGCCCGCCCGGCCGGAGCCGACGCACGGCCAAGTCGCGGGCCCGCTCACAGAGCTCCAGGGAACGCGCCTGGTCCGTGAACTTGATGCCCGTGGTGCTCGGGGCCATGTCGCTCATGACCACGTCGAAGGGCGCCAGCCCGTCC
The DNA window shown above is from Desulfovibrio aminophilus and carries:
- the ruvA gene encoding Holliday junction branch migration protein RuvA, producing MIAYLEGRLLEFSERTCLVVTPGGVGYELFMPSSALGQLPAPGEQLAVFVHTVVREDAMDLYGFLAAEDRELFRTLISIDKLGPKKALSILAHFTPEHLREIAFREDDAALATVPGIGPKSARQILWFLKDKVNKIKGPLGKAPAKGGAARPADEYLDALAGLRNLGYSEEEARPLLQEIFGEEPDLDAAGAIRTALKRIASARS
- a CDS encoding RlmE family RNA methyltransferase, producing MKKYRDHYFLKAKQENYPARSVYKLQEIDKRFTLFKSGQKVLDLGAAPGSWTLWAAERVGPSGRLLGVDIQETRTGFPGNVRFLCRDVFSEDPELMAAMDGLAPFDVVMSDMAPSTTGIKFTDQARSLELCERARDLAVRRLRPGGHFVAKIFEGPDVKAYTDGLRPLFESVKAFKPKSSRSESKETFVVALGFRGLPE
- a CDS encoding YebC/PmpR family DNA-binding transcriptional regulator, which gives rise to MSGHSKWSNIQHRKGRQDAKKAKFFTKAAKDIILAAKAGGGDPSHNSVLRLAIAKAKSVNLPNDRIENAIKKGTGELAGGDLQEVMYEGYAPGGVAILVEAATDNRNRTVAEIRHLISKGGGNMGEAGSVAWMFDKKGVLVFPKDGNTEDELLEIGLEAGAEDVKDEGDSFEVHTAPEDFMAVQKVFEDAGKKVESAELAMVPKNLVPVDAEAAKKVMNLIDALEDNDDVQNVFVNADFPDDFTAD
- the ruvC gene encoding crossover junction endodeoxyribonuclease RuvC, with the protein product MAGVVVLGLDPGSRVTGFGVVAEVSGQARLVEAGTIRTGTGDMAVRLGVIYSRVAEVIGRHSPVEAAIENVFVDKNTASALKLGQARGAAMAACAVAGLSVAGYEPSKVKKSLVGAGGADKKQVAFMVARVLGVKDPDWAVDASDALAVAVCHLNERRFRKLAGLS